The following proteins are co-located in the Rhodohalobacter sp. SW132 genome:
- the rpoC gene encoding DNA-directed RNA polymerase subunit beta' codes for MPSTKTLTVTKDFSNIGISLASAETILSRSHGEVLTPETINYRTFKPEMDGLFCEKIFGPVKDYECHCGKYKRIRYKGIICDRCGVEVTRKAVRRERMGHITLTVPIVHIWYFKSLPSKIAYLLGYSSKNLDRIVYYETFVVLNPGLARDLGYKKGDLISEEEKFDILDQLPEDHHELDEDDEDKFVVKDGAEAVEGLLKTQDLDSLAYQLRYEVKHETSQMRKKKKLKRLQVIESFRAANQHTENRPEWMVQSVIPVIPPELRPLVPLEGGRFATSDLNDLYRRVIIRNNRLKRLIDIKAPDVILRNEKRMLQEAVDSLYDNSRKSNAVRNNNRPLKSLSDMLKGKSGRFRQNLLGKRVDYSGRSVIVVGPDLKMHECGLPKEMAIELYKPFVIRRLIERGYVKTVKSAKKVVDRRDQVVWEVLERVIDGHPVLLNRAPTLHRLGIQAYQPVLIEDKAIRLHPLSCTAFNADFDGDQMAVHLPLSHDAVMEASILMLGSHNILSPASGGPVAVPSQDMILGIYYLTKMGNGKRGEGKTFTSPDEVVIAFDQNKIDTHAKVNVRVPVKQEDGTFAPEIIKTTTGRVLFNRIVPEGVEFVNRTLGKKELRILIDNIYNTVGPVETAYFLDKMKEVGFERATTGGLSFSLEDIIIPDEKRKLIEAAQNEVSEIQDRYEMGFITDNERYNQVIDKWTSTTNRVSETLFKSLTEDKDGFNAVYMMADSGARGSKEQIRQLGGMRGLMAKPQKSSMQQGNEVIENPILSSFREGLTVLEYFISTHGARKGLADTALKTADAGYLTRRLVDVSQDIIINERDCGTLRGIKMQALKDNEDVIESLEDRIIGRVSMHEIIDPISDETICESNELITDTVAKKIAETSIEEVEIRSVLTCETERGVCAKCYGRDMSKTGLVQVGEAVGVIAAQSIGEPGTQLTLRTFHVGGTASRLEADSQHKAKFDGKIEFENVRVVEYDDGEEVHNVVLSRAGEMKIIGEDGKILNTYNVPYGAEMLIEEGDKVLKGMPLCKWDPYNALIFSEIDGKIEYKDIIEEVTYTADTDSQTGHREKVIIDSRDRSLVPTLVVKGVDDKIRESTLPVETHITVEDGEKVQAGQILAKIPRAASKSKDITAGLPRVTELFEARSPSDPAAVSEIDGIVRMGGRKRGSQEVIVESKDGTDEKTYLISLSKHILVQENDFVKAGQALSDGTIPAQEILNILGPYAVQSYLVNEIQEVYRLQGVKINDKHIEVIVRTMMQKVEVTDPGDTMYLEGDKVDRFELNNKNDDLIGKFVVTDVGGSDLKLGAILDRRKVREINNELITAGKDELQTREAEPAISKPILLGITRAALSTESWLSAASFQETTKVLTQASIEAKKDLLRGLKENVVVGHKVPAGTGLLKYDELIVGSKAEYDESDEEVEKVFETLGADDSETKSSAE; via the coding sequence TTGCCGTCAACAAAAACATTAACTGTTACTAAAGACTTCTCTAACATTGGAATATCTTTGGCTTCCGCCGAAACGATACTTTCAAGGTCTCACGGAGAAGTTCTTACTCCCGAAACGATAAATTACAGAACATTCAAACCGGAAATGGACGGTCTTTTCTGTGAAAAGATCTTCGGTCCGGTAAAAGATTATGAGTGTCACTGTGGAAAGTACAAGCGAATTCGCTACAAAGGTATTATTTGTGACCGCTGCGGAGTTGAAGTAACCCGCAAGGCTGTACGCCGTGAACGCATGGGGCATATTACTTTAACAGTGCCCATCGTTCATATCTGGTATTTCAAATCACTGCCAAGTAAGATTGCATATCTGCTTGGATATTCATCCAAAAACCTGGACAGAATTGTTTACTACGAAACTTTTGTAGTTCTCAATCCGGGCCTCGCAAGAGATCTTGGGTATAAAAAAGGAGACCTGATTTCTGAAGAGGAGAAATTCGACATCCTCGATCAACTCCCCGAAGATCATCATGAACTGGATGAAGATGATGAAGATAAATTTGTGGTAAAAGATGGGGCCGAAGCAGTTGAAGGATTGCTGAAAACCCAGGATCTGGACAGCCTTGCCTATCAGCTTCGATATGAAGTGAAGCATGAGACCTCCCAGATGCGCAAAAAGAAAAAACTGAAGCGCCTCCAGGTTATTGAATCATTTCGTGCTGCAAATCAGCATACAGAAAACCGTCCGGAATGGATGGTTCAAAGTGTAATTCCGGTGATTCCGCCTGAATTACGTCCGCTTGTACCGCTGGAAGGTGGCCGTTTTGCAACGTCCGACCTGAATGATCTCTATCGCCGGGTGATTATCCGAAATAATCGTTTGAAACGGCTGATTGATATTAAAGCTCCTGATGTGATCCTCAGAAATGAGAAACGAATGCTTCAGGAAGCTGTAGATTCACTCTATGATAACTCCAGAAAATCCAACGCCGTACGTAACAACAACCGTCCTCTGAAATCCCTCAGTGATATGCTGAAAGGTAAGAGCGGCCGTTTCCGTCAGAACCTGCTCGGTAAGCGAGTAGATTATTCCGGCCGTTCCGTAATTGTGGTTGGCCCGGATCTGAAAATGCATGAGTGCGGTCTTCCTAAGGAGATGGCGATTGAACTCTACAAACCGTTTGTAATCCGTCGGTTGATTGAGCGCGGATACGTGAAAACGGTGAAAAGCGCTAAAAAAGTAGTAGATCGGCGTGATCAGGTTGTATGGGAAGTTCTGGAACGTGTGATCGATGGTCACCCTGTTCTGCTTAACCGTGCTCCAACGCTTCACAGGCTCGGTATTCAGGCGTATCAGCCGGTACTGATTGAAGATAAGGCAATCCGTCTGCATCCGCTTTCTTGTACAGCATTTAATGCTGACTTTGATGGTGACCAGATGGCTGTTCACCTCCCGCTGAGTCATGATGCGGTAATGGAAGCGTCTATTCTGATGCTGGGTTCACACAACATTTTGAGTCCTGCCAGTGGCGGGCCGGTTGCGGTACCTTCCCAGGATATGATTCTTGGAATTTACTACCTCACGAAAATGGGGAACGGGAAACGAGGCGAAGGAAAAACATTTACTTCACCCGATGAAGTAGTGATTGCATTCGATCAAAACAAGATTGATACACATGCAAAGGTTAATGTAAGAGTTCCTGTTAAACAGGAGGATGGCACATTTGCCCCGGAAATAATTAAAACAACGACGGGACGAGTACTTTTTAACAGGATCGTACCTGAAGGTGTAGAATTTGTAAACAGAACACTGGGTAAAAAAGAGCTCAGAATCCTGATTGACAATATTTATAACACTGTAGGACCTGTAGAAACCGCTTATTTCCTCGATAAGATGAAAGAAGTTGGTTTTGAACGTGCAACTACCGGAGGCCTGTCTTTCAGCCTTGAGGATATTATTATCCCGGATGAGAAGCGTAAGCTGATTGAAGCCGCTCAAAACGAAGTGTCTGAGATCCAGGATCGTTACGAGATGGGTTTCATTACCGACAATGAGCGTTACAATCAGGTAATTGATAAGTGGACCAGCACAACAAACCGTGTTTCTGAAACTCTGTTCAAAAGTTTAACAGAAGATAAAGACGGATTTAATGCTGTATACATGATGGCAGATTCTGGTGCCCGTGGATCCAAAGAGCAGATCCGCCAGCTTGGCGGTATGCGTGGATTGATGGCCAAGCCACAAAAAAGTTCCATGCAGCAGGGGAATGAAGTTATTGAGAACCCGATTCTCTCATCATTCAGAGAGGGACTTACCGTTCTGGAATACTTTATCTCTACTCACGGTGCCCGAAAAGGTCTTGCCGATACGGCTCTTAAAACTGCCGATGCCGGTTATCTTACCCGTCGTCTGGTGGATGTATCTCAGGATATTATCATAAATGAAAGAGACTGTGGTACCCTTCGTGGTATTAAAATGCAGGCTCTTAAAGATAATGAGGATGTTATTGAGAGTCTCGAAGATCGAATCATTGGTCGTGTTTCAATGCACGAAATCATCGATCCGATTTCTGACGAGACAATCTGTGAATCGAATGAACTGATTACCGACACAGTAGCTAAGAAAATTGCTGAAACTTCTATCGAAGAGGTAGAAATTCGTTCAGTACTAACTTGTGAAACCGAGCGTGGTGTTTGTGCGAAATGTTACGGACGTGACATGTCGAAAACAGGACTCGTTCAGGTCGGTGAAGCAGTGGGTGTGATTGCAGCACAGTCTATCGGTGAACCGGGTACTCAGCTGACACTCCGAACATTCCACGTGGGTGGTACAGCTTCACGTCTTGAAGCAGATTCACAACACAAGGCCAAATTTGATGGAAAAATCGAGTTTGAAAATGTGCGCGTTGTTGAATACGATGACGGTGAAGAGGTCCATAATGTGGTTTTAAGTCGCGCTGGTGAGATGAAAATTATAGGTGAGGATGGGAAAATTCTGAATACCTATAATGTACCTTACGGTGCTGAAATGCTTATAGAAGAAGGCGATAAAGTTCTGAAAGGAATGCCTCTTTGTAAGTGGGATCCATATAATGCGCTGATTTTCAGTGAAATTGATGGTAAAATTGAGTACAAAGATATCATCGAAGAAGTAACCTATACTGCGGATACCGATTCCCAGACAGGTCACCGCGAAAAAGTTATTATCGATTCACGGGATCGTTCACTCGTTCCAACTCTTGTTGTTAAGGGTGTAGATGATAAAATCCGTGAAAGCACACTGCCTGTTGAAACACACATCACTGTGGAAGACGGCGAGAAGGTTCAGGCCGGACAAATTCTGGCGAAAATCCCGCGTGCTGCTTCTAAATCGAAAGATATTACAGCGGGTCTGCCGCGTGTAACGGAACTCTTTGAGGCCCGTTCACCAAGCGATCCTGCAGCAGTTTCTGAAATTGACGGAATTGTTCGTATGGGTGGCCGTAAACGAGGATCACAAGAGGTGATTGTTGAGAGTAAAGATGGTACAGATGAAAAAACGTATCTTATTTCTCTTTCAAAACACATCCTTGTTCAGGAAAACGATTTCGTTAAAGCTGGTCAGGCTCTCTCAGACGGGACAATTCCAGCCCAGGAAATCCTGAATATTCTCGGACCCTATGCGGTTCAGTCATACCTGGTTAATGAAATACAGGAAGTTTACCGCCTGCAGGGTGTGAAAATTAATGACAAGCACATTGAAGTTATTGTGCGCACCATGATGCAGAAAGTTGAAGTGACAGATCCCGGTGATACAATGTATCTCGAAGGGGATAAAGTCGACCGCTTTGAACTCAACAACAAAAATGATGATTTGATCGGAAAATTTGTTGTAACTGACGTAGGTGGAAGTGATCTGAAACTTGGAGCAATTCTTGATCGCCGTAAAGTTCGTGAAATTAACAACGAACTGATTACTGCCGGAAAAGATGAACTTCAAACACGTGAAGCAGAACCGGCTATTTCGAAGCCAATTCTTCTTGGAATTACCCGGGCGGCACTCTCTACCGAGAGCTGGTTGTCTGCGGCATCATTCCAGGAAACTACTAAAGTTCTTACACAGGCATCTATTGAAGCGAAGAAAGATCTTCTGAGAGGCTTGAAAGAGAATGTAGTAGTTGGCCACAAAGTACCTGCCGGTACAGGTCTGCTTAAGTACGATGAGCTTATCGTTGGTTCAAAAGCCGAATACGATGAGAGTGATGAGGAGGTCGAAAAAGTGTTTGAAACACTTGGCGCCGACGATTCAGAAACTAAATCATCCGCTGAGTAG
- the rpoB gene encoding DNA-directed RNA polymerase subunit beta, which yields MEKIPFTDRLSFGRIKHVIDYPDFLDIQLESFNYFAQLDIAPSDRADQGLQRIFNENFPISDSRETHILEFVYYSVDTPKYNMKECQERGLTYAIPLKAKLRLSSLDDSDEAAETIEQEVFLGDLPWMTNRGTFIVNGAERVIVSQLHRSPGVFFGQSVHPNGTQLYSARVIPFKGSWIEFTNDIRDVLWAYIDRKKKIPATTLLRALGFSSDMDILNLFGLSEEVEVSNKKTFNDKVVGQRLAVDVAVDVTEEVVDDETGEVTEATSRKILLERDHEIEEDDYGVFKEAGLKKTQIQKLGTEESDRSVVMNTLRKDSSHDDVSALSEIYQQIRTGEMPDPETARQVLERLFFSDKKYDLGEVGRYRLNKRLKVDVDPDIHYLTNEDVVAIVKEVIRLKEMKSQVDDIDHLSNRRVRTVGEQLGQQFAVGLARMARTIRERMNSRDAEQLTPQDLVNARTISSVINSFFGTNQLSQFMDQTNPIAEITHKRRMSALGPGGLTRERAGFEVRDVHYTHYGRLCPIETPEGPNIGLITSLCIHAKVNDFGFIETPYRKVKEGTVTDEVEYLAAEQEDETVIAQANAPLTDSGNFENDSIFSRFRESNVGLATPDEVEYMDVSANQITSLAAALIPFIEHDDANRALMGSNMQRQAVPLLRPDSPIVGTGLEQRAAKDSRAIISAEGDGEVVYVSGDEIRIKYTRSELEENCYFDGGIKSYRLKKFERSNQDTTVNQRPIVDVGDKVKEGDAIADGCATQKGELALGRNLLVAFMPWRGYNFEDAIVISERIVQDDIYTSIHITEFEQQVRDTKRGEEELTREIPNVSEEATRNLNEQGIIRVGAKVQHGDILVGKITPKGETDPTPEEKLLRAIFGDKAGDVKDASLKTPPGVKGVVIDTKLFSRKRDEQISRKEEKQLVEAENERHAQKLSDLNSKWADKMYSLLRDKTSPGVYNYSGVELIPKGEKYKKSVFEELDPVHINENIDWATDGELVEHVKLLFKNYRDLRREVDTDAKRRKYQIQVGDELPPGIIQKAKVYVAKKRKLQVGDKMAGRHGNKGVIAKVVPQEDMPFTKDGTPVDIVLNPLGVPSRMNLGQIYETILGWAGLKLGVKYASPIFDGASYDQVQDELKKAGLPEDGRVQLYDGRSGYALDQQTTVGVMYMLKLNHLIEDKMHARSIGPYSLITQQPLGGKAQFGGQRLGEMEVWALYAYGASNILKEMLTVKSDDVKGRSKVYEAIVKGENLPEGDIPESFKVLLRELMGLGLEIHID from the coding sequence ATGGAGAAAATCCCATTTACCGACCGACTTTCATTTGGCCGAATTAAACACGTAATAGACTATCCCGATTTTTTAGATATACAGCTCGAATCATTTAACTATTTTGCACAGCTGGATATCGCCCCTTCGGATAGAGCAGATCAAGGCCTCCAACGAATATTTAACGAAAATTTCCCCATCAGCGATAGCCGGGAAACACATATTCTGGAGTTCGTTTATTATTCGGTCGATACCCCGAAATACAATATGAAAGAGTGCCAGGAACGCGGTCTGACGTACGCCATTCCACTAAAGGCAAAGTTACGACTCTCCTCTCTGGACGACTCAGATGAAGCCGCCGAGACCATCGAACAGGAAGTTTTCCTTGGTGATCTTCCCTGGATGACAAACAGGGGTACCTTTATTGTAAACGGTGCAGAACGTGTGATTGTAAGTCAGTTGCACAGATCGCCCGGTGTCTTTTTCGGTCAGTCTGTTCACCCGAACGGTACGCAACTCTATTCTGCACGTGTTATTCCTTTTAAAGGATCATGGATTGAATTCACCAATGATATTCGTGATGTTCTCTGGGCATACATTGACCGGAAGAAAAAGATTCCGGCAACGACGTTGCTTAGAGCTCTCGGTTTTTCATCGGATATGGATATCCTGAATCTCTTCGGCCTTTCTGAAGAAGTAGAAGTAAGCAACAAAAAAACCTTTAACGACAAGGTTGTCGGTCAGCGCCTTGCTGTAGATGTTGCAGTGGATGTGACAGAAGAGGTTGTGGACGATGAAACAGGTGAAGTTACAGAAGCCACAAGCAGAAAAATTCTGCTTGAACGAGATCATGAGATTGAAGAAGATGATTATGGAGTCTTCAAAGAAGCCGGTCTCAAAAAGACACAGATTCAAAAACTCGGTACTGAGGAATCAGACCGGTCTGTGGTGATGAATACGCTCAGAAAAGATTCATCACACGATGATGTTTCCGCACTTTCTGAAATTTATCAACAAATTCGTACCGGTGAAATGCCGGATCCTGAAACGGCACGACAGGTACTTGAGCGACTGTTTTTCAGTGATAAGAAATACGACCTTGGCGAAGTTGGCCGATACAGGCTGAATAAGCGATTAAAAGTAGACGTAGATCCCGATATTCATTATCTGACCAACGAAGATGTGGTTGCGATTGTGAAAGAGGTGATCCGTCTTAAAGAGATGAAGTCCCAGGTTGATGATATTGATCACCTGAGTAACAGGCGTGTTCGAACAGTAGGTGAACAGCTGGGACAACAGTTTGCCGTTGGACTTGCACGTATGGCACGTACAATCCGCGAAAGAATGAACTCCCGCGATGCTGAGCAGCTCACACCGCAGGATCTTGTGAATGCCCGTACCATATCAAGTGTAATTAACAGCTTTTTTGGTACAAATCAGCTATCGCAGTTTATGGATCAAACCAATCCAATAGCTGAGATTACACACAAACGCAGGATGTCAGCTCTTGGACCCGGTGGATTGACGCGTGAACGAGCCGGATTTGAAGTTCGTGACGTTCATTATACTCACTATGGCCGCCTTTGCCCGATTGAAACACCTGAAGGTCCAAATATCGGTCTGATTACTTCACTCTGTATTCACGCAAAAGTAAACGATTTCGGGTTTATCGAAACCCCGTACAGAAAAGTGAAGGAAGGAACCGTAACGGATGAAGTTGAATATCTTGCGGCCGAGCAGGAAGACGAAACTGTTATCGCGCAGGCAAATGCTCCGCTTACTGACAGTGGAAATTTTGAGAATGACTCTATATTCTCTCGATTCAGAGAAAGTAATGTTGGCCTTGCAACACCCGATGAAGTGGAATACATGGACGTTTCTGCAAACCAGATTACATCTTTGGCAGCAGCACTGATTCCATTTATCGAGCATGATGATGCCAACCGTGCACTCATGGGCTCAAACATGCAGCGACAGGCTGTACCCTTATTACGACCCGATTCCCCGATTGTAGGAACCGGTCTCGAGCAGCGTGCTGCAAAAGACTCCCGTGCTATTATCAGTGCAGAAGGTGATGGCGAAGTGGTGTATGTGAGTGGAGATGAAATTCGCATCAAATACACCCGTTCAGAACTGGAAGAGAATTGCTACTTCGATGGCGGTATTAAATCATACAGACTGAAAAAGTTTGAGCGCAGTAACCAGGATACCACGGTAAACCAGCGTCCGATTGTTGATGTTGGCGATAAAGTGAAAGAAGGTGATGCGATTGCCGACGGATGCGCAACACAGAAAGGTGAACTTGCCCTCGGACGTAATCTCCTTGTAGCATTTATGCCGTGGAGAGGGTATAACTTTGAGGATGCGATTGTAATCAGTGAACGAATTGTTCAGGATGATATCTACACCTCTATCCACATCACCGAATTCGAACAGCAGGTTCGGGATACAAAACGTGGCGAGGAAGAGCTTACCCGCGAAATTCCAAATGTAAGTGAAGAAGCGACACGTAACCTGAATGAGCAGGGAATTATCCGTGTAGGTGCAAAAGTACAGCACGGGGATATTCTGGTTGGAAAAATTACACCGAAGGGTGAAACGGACCCAACCCCTGAAGAAAAATTGTTACGTGCTATTTTTGGCGATAAAGCAGGCGACGTAAAAGATGCATCACTTAAAACACCACCCGGTGTAAAAGGTGTGGTCATCGATACAAAACTGTTCAGCCGTAAGCGCGATGAGCAAATCTCCCGTAAAGAAGAGAAACAGCTTGTTGAAGCCGAAAATGAACGTCACGCTCAAAAACTTTCAGACCTGAATTCTAAGTGGGCTGATAAGATGTATAGCCTGCTGAGGGACAAAACATCCCCTGGCGTGTACAACTACAGCGGAGTTGAGCTGATACCAAAAGGCGAGAAGTATAAAAAATCGGTTTTTGAAGAGTTGGATCCGGTGCACATCAATGAAAATATTGACTGGGCAACCGATGGTGAACTCGTTGAGCATGTAAAACTGTTGTTCAAAAACTATCGTGACCTGCGCCGAGAGGTGGATACCGATGCCAAGCGCCGAAAATATCAAATCCAGGTTGGAGATGAATTGCCACCGGGTATCATTCAGAAAGCAAAAGTTTACGTTGCTAAAAAACGGAAACTCCAGGTGGGTGATAAGATGGCCGGGCGTCACGGAAATAAAGGTGTGATTGCCAAAGTAGTTCCACAGGAAGATATGCCGTTTACTAAGGATGGCACACCGGTTGATATTGTACTTAACCCGCTTGGTGTACCCTCACGTATGAACCTTGGCCAGATCTACGAAACGATTCTGGGTTGGGCCGGTCTAAAACTGGGTGTGAAATATGCATCCCCAATTTTCGACGGAGCGTCATACGATCAGGTTCAAGATGAACTTAAGAAAGCAGGACTGCCTGAAGACGGCCGGGTACAGCTTTATGATGGCCGTTCCGGTTATGCACTTGATCAGCAAACAACTGTGGGTGTGATGTACATGCTGAAACTGAATCACCTGATTGAAGATAAAATGCACGCACGCTCTATCGGGCCATACTCGCTGATTACACAGCAGCCCCTTGGCGGTAAAGCACAGTTTGGTGGCCAGCGCCTCGGAGAAATGGAGGTATGGGCACTTTACGCTTACGGAGCATCAAACATCCTTAAAGAGATGCTTACCGTAAAGAGTGATGATGTAAAAGGACGTTCGAAAGTGTATGAAGCTATCGTGAAAGGTGAAAACCTGCCCGAAGGCGACATTCCAGAATCGTTTAAAGTGCTGCTTCGTGAATTAATGGGTCTCGGACTCGAAATTCACATCGACTAA
- the rplL gene encoding 50S ribosomal protein L7/L12: protein MADVKEIAEQLVNLTVKEANELAKVLEEEYDIKPAAAAVAVAGPAGGGEDSAEEQTEFDVVLKSAGAKKIAVIKEVRGITGLGLKEAKELVDGAPNTIKEAVSKDEAEELKSKLEDAGAEVELK, encoded by the coding sequence ATGGCTGACGTTAAAGAAATCGCAGAACAACTTGTTAATTTAACAGTAAAAGAAGCCAACGAACTGGCTAAAGTACTCGAAGAAGAGTATGATATCAAACCAGCTGCAGCTGCTGTTGCAGTAGCAGGACCTGCCGGAGGTGGAGAAGATTCCGCTGAAGAGCAAACTGAATTTGATGTTGTGCTCAAATCTGCCGGTGCTAAGAAAATTGCTGTTATTAAAGAAGTACGCGGAATTACCGGTCTTGGCTTGAAAGAAGCAAAAGAGCTGGTAGACGGTGCACCTAACACCATTAAAGAAGCTGTTTCTAAAGATGAAGCAGAAGAGCTGAAGAGCAAACTTGAAGACGCCGGTGCTGAAGTAGAACTGAAGTAA
- the rplJ gene encoding 50S ribosomal protein L10: MPTLSDKKAIVEEITEELKGSDGLYITNYKGMSVGDMADLRTEFRKGNVRYKVYKNTMIKRAMEAIGGYDELYPFLNEQNGFAFVEEEFAAPAKALKQYIKDHNKPEFKAALIDGDFYGEKQLDTLAAMKSKSEVIGDIVGLLLAPVSNVVSALQAQGETVAGAVKTIAEKGEE; this comes from the coding sequence ATGCCTACATTATCAGATAAGAAGGCAATTGTGGAAGAAATTACCGAAGAACTCAAGGGTTCAGACGGCCTCTATATAACCAACTACAAAGGTATGTCAGTTGGAGATATGGCCGATTTGCGAACAGAGTTTCGCAAAGGTAATGTCCGTTACAAAGTGTATAAAAACACGATGATAAAACGGGCTATGGAAGCAATTGGCGGTTATGATGAACTCTACCCATTTTTAAATGAACAGAATGGATTTGCATTTGTAGAGGAGGAGTTCGCAGCTCCCGCAAAAGCGCTCAAACAATATATCAAGGATCATAATAAGCCTGAATTTAAGGCTGCTTTGATCGACGGTGATTTCTATGGCGAAAAACAGCTGGACACACTGGCTGCCATGAAGTCTAAGAGTGAGGTAATTGGCGATATTGTTGGCCTGTTACTCGCACCCGTATCAAATGTTGTTAGCGCTCTGCAGGCACAGGGAGAAACTGTTGCCGGTGCTGTGAAGACTATCGCTGAGAAAGGCGAAGAATAA
- the rplA gene encoding 50S ribosomal protein L1, with protein MAKRGKKYRQAAELIDADMEYTIEEACDLVKKTGKANFNESVDLDLRLGVDPRHADQMVRGTVSLPHGTGKSVRVLALVNEAKEAEAEEAGADFVGLDEYIEKIEDGWADIDVIIATPDVMGKIGKLGRHLGPRGLMPNPKSGTVTMDIAAAVKEFKSGKIDFRVDKAGILHTSIGKVEFDASELRENAISFLQTILKMRPASAKGHYIKSAFISTTMGPGIQISRSSITSI; from the coding sequence ATGGCAAAGCGAGGTAAGAAATATCGTCAGGCGGCAGAATTGATTGACGCTGACATGGAGTATACCATCGAAGAAGCTTGCGACCTGGTGAAAAAAACAGGTAAAGCTAACTTCAATGAGTCTGTAGATTTAGATCTGCGGCTTGGTGTTGATCCACGTCATGCTGATCAAATGGTTCGCGGCACTGTTTCTCTTCCGCATGGTACAGGTAAATCTGTACGTGTACTGGCTCTTGTAAATGAAGCCAAAGAAGCTGAAGCAGAAGAAGCCGGAGCCGATTTTGTTGGTCTGGACGAATATATTGAAAAAATTGAGGATGGTTGGGCCGATATCGACGTGATTATCGCCACACCGGACGTAATGGGTAAAATCGGAAAGCTTGGGAGGCACCTCGGACCACGGGGACTCATGCCTAACCCTAAAAGCGGTACGGTTACCATGGATATTGCTGCTGCTGTAAAGGAGTTCAAATCCGGTAAGATTGACTTCCGGGTTGATAAAGCGGGCATTTTGCACACCTCTATTGGAAAAGTTGAATTTGATGCAAGTGAGCTGCGTGAAAACGCAATTTCATTTCTTCAAACAATTTTGAAGATGAGGCCTGCATCAGCAAAAGGGCACTACATTAAAAGTGCATTTATTAGCACTACAATGGGCCCGGGCATCCAGATCAGCCGATCATCCATTACTTCAATTTAG
- the rplK gene encoding 50S ribosomal protein L11, which produces MAKKVDKVLKLQIVGGQANPAPPVGPALGQAGINIMEFCKAFNAKTQDKAGTIIPVEITVFADKSFTFKTKTPPAAVLLKEAAKIKSGSGEPNRKKVGKVTWTQCRDIADQKMEDLNAFDTDQAAEMIAGTARSMGLRVIRDK; this is translated from the coding sequence ATGGCAAAAAAAGTAGATAAAGTGCTAAAACTTCAAATTGTTGGTGGACAGGCAAACCCTGCTCCTCCGGTCGGTCCAGCTTTAGGCCAGGCGGGTATCAACATTATGGAGTTTTGTAAAGCATTTAACGCAAAAACCCAGGACAAAGCTGGTACAATTATTCCGGTTGAAATCACGGTATTTGCGGATAAGTCGTTTACGTTTAAGACGAAAACGCCTCCCGCAGCAGTACTGTTGAAAGAAGCCGCCAAAATTAAATCCGGCTCAGGAGAACCCAATCGTAAAAAAGTTGGAAAAGTAACCTGGACGCAGTGCAGGGATATTGCCGATCAGAAAATGGAGGACTTAAATGCCTTCGATACTGATCAGGCAGCAGAAATGATCGCTGGAACTGCGCGAAGTATGGGATTGCGTGTAATCCGAGATAAATAA